One window from the genome of Cryptomeria japonica chromosome 6, Sugi_1.0, whole genome shotgun sequence encodes:
- the LOC131052787 gene encoding protein NRT1/ PTR FAMILY 4.6: protein MTWPADCTVHTVRILLTEQVCVADDCGVRMSAWQCMECCMAGLVPRASGRLPRGGHGPPVWLTGESALAAGGARRSRWARQGGRVKRGPEQSSVCNGAEEARGVGRDEQVRAATVDSRRQRRSAGTEQSDLQPAEHSCSTTDRLVNPPEECSKNAEYGDITIQENEFEGFVDWKGRPARKKSHGGTRSTLFVYVMEGFDNIAFLASAVNLVTYFTVFMHLEVADAANTLTNFMGTAFLLALLGGFISDAYINRFKTCIIFASVELIGYLILTIQANKKSLKPPLCNIFDPKAVCEKVSGGNAVMMYIGLYLVALGNGAVKAALPALGADQFDERDPKERRKISTFFNFFLMSLSIGACIGVTVVVWLMNNKGWDVGFGICVAAVFLGILSLTGGISTYRINVLGGSPVTRIAQVFVAAFHNRKFRLPENSGNLYQPRDKKAALHSEKLVHTNQFKFLDKAAIVADNLVESDTKLSVSPWHLCSVTQVEEIKVLIRMMPVFASTIVMNTCLAQLQTFSVTQGITMDTSMGKHFEIPPASLSIIPLVIIVIITPFYDRVFVPLARKFTGHETGITHLQRVGVGLVLSAISMGIAALVEVKRKNVAIDHGMVDNIALVMPPIPISVFWLGFQYFVFGIADLFTFVGLMEFFYSEAPAGMRSLATAFSWSSLALGYFLSSVLVKIVNRATHKTKTHGWLGGDNLNRNHLNLFYWLLSTLSILNFCNYLFWARWYKYKPNTKGKVADEASTMHLAEYSLQSPSI, encoded by the exons ATGACGTGGCCAGCTGACTGTACAGTCCATACTGTACGGATTTTGCTGACTGAGCAAGTCTGTGTGGCAGATGACTGTGGCGTACGGATGTCTGCGTGGCAATGTATGGAATGCTGCATGGCAGGGCTTgtaccgcgggccagtggccgcctgccacgtggcgggcatgGTCCTCCGGTCTGGTTGACTGGTGAGTCCGCGTTGGCGGCGGGAGGAGCACGCAGGAGCCGCTGGGCGAGGCAGGGAGGACGCGTGAAACGAGGGCCCGAGCAGAGCTCCGTCTGCAACGGAGCAGAGGAAGCTCGGGGTGTCGGCAGGGACGAACAGGTACGGGCGGCGACCGTGGACTCGCGGCGACAGAGACGTAGCGCTGGTACGGAGCAGTCAGACCTGCAACCTGCGGAGCACAG CTGTTCAACCACCGACCGTCTTGTAAACCCACCTGAAGAATGTTCGAAGAAT GCAGAATATGGAGATATTACAATCCAGGAGAATGAATTCGAAGGGTTTGTGGATTGGAAAGGAAGACCTGCTCGCAAGAAAAGTCATGGGGGAACGCGCTCTACACTCTTTGTTTATG TAATGGAAGGATTTGACAACATAGCCTTTTTAGCATCGGCTGTAAACCTTGTCACCTATTTCACTGTGTTCATGCATTTGGAAGTCGCTGACGCAGCCAACACCCTAACAAATTTCATGGGGACTGCTTTTCTGCTGGCGCTGCTGGGAGGATTCATTTCTGATGCCTATATCAATAGATTCAAAACATGCATTATATTTGCTTCAGTAGAGCTCATT GGTTACCTTATATTGACAATACAAGCGAACAAAAAATCTCTGAAGCCTCCATTATGCAACATATTCGATCCCAAAGCTGTGTGTGAGAAAGTGAGTGGAGGGAATGCTGTCATGATGTATATTGGGTTATATCTTGTTGCTCTTGGAAATGGAGCTGTCAAGGCTGCTTTGCCAGCTCTAGGAGCAGACCAGTTTGATGAAAGAGATCCCAAAGAGAGGAGAAAAATATCCACTTTCTTTAACTTTTTTCTTATGAGTCTGTCTATAGGAGCATGTATTGGAGTGACAGTGGTGGTATGGCTGATGAACAATAAGGGATGGGATGTGGGTTTTGGAATATGTGTTGCAGCCGTTTTCCTTGGAATCTTAAGTCTTACTGGTGGGATTTCAACTTATAGAATCAATGTTCTAGGAGGTAGTCCTGTTACTCGCATTGCCCAG GTATTTGTAGCTGCTTTTCACAATAGAAAGTTTAGATTACCAGAGAATTCAGGCAATCTATATCAGCCACGTGACAAGAAAGCAGCTTTGCACTCAGAGAAGCTCGTAcatacaaatcagttcaa ATTTTTGGACAAAGCTGCCATAGTAGCAGACAATCTGGTGGAAAGTGATACGAAACTATCGGTGAGTCCATGGCATTTGTGCAGTGTGACCCAAGTGGAAGAAATCAAAGTTCTAATAAGAATGATGCCTGTATTTGCAAGCACAATAGTAATGAACACATGCTTAGCACAACTGCAGACATTTTCTGTTACTCAGGGCATAACCATGGACACCTCAATGGGAAAGCACTTTGAAATCCCACCAGCCTCTCTTAGTATAATTCCCCTAGTAATCATAGTAATCATCACTCCATTTTATGATAGAGTTTTTGTTCCCCTTGCAAGAAAATTCACTGGGCATGAGACAGGGATAACTCACTTGCAAAGAGTTGGAGTTGGATTAGTACTGTCTGCCATTTCAATGGGCATTGCAGCTTTAGTGGAGGTAAAGAGAAAAAATGTGGCCATAGATCATGGAATGGTGGATAATATAGCATTGGTGATGCCCCCTATTCCAATCAGTGTCTTCTGGTTGGGATTTCAGTACTTTGTTTTTGGAATTGCAGACCTATTCACTTTTGTAGGTTTGATGGAATTCTTCTACAGTGAAGCCCCTGCTGGAATGAGGTCCTTGGCCACTGCATTTTCATGGAGTTCCTTGGCTTTGGGTTACTTCCTCAGCAGTGTTTTGGTCAAAATTGTGAATCGTGCAACTCATAAGACGAAAACCCATGGTTGGCTTGGTGGAGACAATCTGAACCGCAACCATCTTAATCTGTTTTACTGGTTACTTTCTACTCTCAGCATTCTCAATTTTTGCAACTATCTCTTCTGGGCCCGCTGGTATAAATACAAGCCAAATACTAAAGGTAAAGTTGCAGATGAGGCTTCTACAATGCATCTTGCAGAATATTCGTTGCAGTCCCCCAGTATTTGA